One window from the genome of Streptomyces sp. NBC_00287 encodes:
- a CDS encoding helix-turn-helix transcriptional regulator: MAGKPVRPVNAIDQTRRMLSLVTYLRERPGARVEDVARAFGITEDELVSDLDVLPMCGTSFRGGDLLDIDTDGERIWWHNPDDVAEPLRLASDEATALLVAARAVSTLPGLRESDRQALLRATAKVETAAGETAGASSRLSVTFESEGGVFADVDRAISERRRLWIRYYSPARDELTEREIDPIRLVSVGHTYVEAWCRRSEARRTFRLDRVAEIKILDEPSAPPEVELRDLSEGLVQPAAEDPEVVVEVGPGGRWVAEYYPHDSADELPDGGLRISLRTPDPASLKRLALRLGRDGHIVAPPELAESARKAAREALAAYDGIEAQGAQGNGIRE, from the coding sequence GTGGCAGGCAAACCGGTCAGGCCCGTGAACGCCATCGACCAGACCCGGCGGATGCTCTCCCTGGTGACCTATCTCAGGGAGCGCCCCGGCGCCCGGGTCGAGGACGTCGCGCGCGCCTTCGGCATCACCGAGGACGAGCTGGTCTCGGACCTCGATGTGCTGCCCATGTGCGGCACCAGCTTCCGCGGTGGCGATCTGCTCGACATCGACACCGACGGCGAGCGCATCTGGTGGCACAACCCCGATGATGTGGCCGAGCCGCTGCGGCTCGCCTCCGACGAGGCGACGGCGCTGCTGGTCGCCGCGCGCGCCGTCTCCACGCTGCCCGGTCTGCGTGAGAGCGACCGGCAGGCGTTGCTGCGGGCCACCGCGAAGGTGGAGACCGCGGCCGGCGAGACGGCCGGCGCCAGTTCCCGTCTTTCGGTGACCTTCGAGTCCGAGGGCGGGGTCTTCGCGGACGTCGACCGCGCGATTTCGGAGCGCCGCCGGCTGTGGATCCGTTACTACTCGCCCGCCCGGGACGAGCTCACCGAGCGCGAGATCGACCCGATCCGCCTGGTCAGCGTCGGACACACCTACGTCGAGGCCTGGTGCCGCCGCTCCGAGGCGCGCCGCACCTTCCGGCTCGACCGGGTCGCCGAGATCAAGATCCTCGACGAGCCGTCCGCGCCGCCCGAGGTCGAGCTGCGGGACCTCTCGGAGGGGCTGGTGCAGCCCGCCGCCGAGGACCCGGAAGTCGTCGTCGAGGTCGGCCCGGGCGGGCGCTGGGTCGCCGAGTACTACCCGCACGACAGTGCGGATGAGCTGCCGGACGGCGGGCTGCGTATCTCTCTGCGTACGCCCGACCCGGCGTCGCTCAAGCGCCTCGCCCTCCGGCTCGGCCGCGACGGCCATATCGTCGCGCCCCCCGAGCTGGCGGAGAGCGCCCGCAAGGCTGCGCGAGAGGCCTTGGCGGCATACGACGGGATCGAGGCGCAGGGCGCGCAAGGAAACGGCATCCGGGAGTGA